In the Endozoicomonas sp. SCSIO W0465 genome, TTTTCATGTTCAGGAACTGACAATACAAACATCCAGTATTGAATATCTTTTAGAGCAATGGGTGACACCCGATGGACAAACCATTACGGCCAAACCGCCAGCCAGCCTTCATGGACATCATTACGGGCCAATGCTGCAGGCCTACGTTCTGCACCAGTATCATGGTTGCTCCGTTACCCAGCCAGAACTGCTGGACTGGCTATGGGACATTGGAATCTCTATTTCCAGCGGGGAACTCAGCCAGCTTCTGACGAAAGGACACGAGCAGTTCCATGCTGAGAAAGATGAGCTGTTGACTACAGGTATTCGCTGTTCAAGTTATATCCAGACAGACGACACGGGAACAAGGCATAAGGGGAAGAACGGTTACTGCACCATCATCAATAACGAGTCCTTTGCCTGGTTCGAGAGCACAGACAGCAAAAGCCGGGAAAATTTCGTAAGCCTACTGCACCGCCCATGGTCAACTTACACGTTCACCGACGATGCCTTGATCTATCTGGAAAAACTGGATTACCCCAAAAAGTGGCTACGCGTTCTTAATCCATACAGAGGCGTCACCTTCCTGAGCCATGAAGCCTGGGAAGAATGTATGAAAGACCTGAGACTAACTGGTAGACGGCGCCAGCAGGCCAGTGAAGCCATGATTTATGGCAGCCTGATACAGCATGGAGCAGGACATCTTACCACCTTCAGTGATGGGGCAAGGCAGTTCGACGTTTTCAAACACAGCCAGTGCTGGATACATGCAGAGCGAGGGCTGGCAAAAGTTCATCCGGTCAATGATCAGCAGGCCATGGCTCAGAAATGGCTTCGGACATGGTTCTGGGCCATTTACGATGACCTTAAAGACTTCAAGACAGAGCCAACTGAAAAAAAGGCAATAAAAGTACGACAGGGGTTCCAGGCGCTGATCCAAACCCAAACGTGCAGTGGGCTTCTTCAGGATGCTCTGTCAGGGTTGGCTGTAATCAAGGAAGAGCTATTACTGGTTCTGGATGACCCGAGCTTACCGCTGCACAACAACCTGAGCGAGAGTCAGATACGAGAATATGTTAAACGACGAAAGATCAGTAGTGGGACGCGAAGCGATTTGGGGCGGCAATGTCGCGACACCTTTGCCAGCCTGAAAAAAACGTGTCGCCTGTATGGTCTCTCTTTTTGGGATTATCTGAAAAGCCGACTAATGGGCGATGGGTTATTTCCGAGATTGAGTAACCTGATTGAGGAGGCTTCACGTCATCTTCCGTGTGGTGCTGCCAGCAGTTTTTGAGAAATTACAAAGAGACTTACTCTGCCAGATGTTATTCGCTTAAAGCAAGTTTGTAAGCATACAGATAATTCTATTAACGACTACATAATCGATAAAGCAAAAACGAGATACTTTCAAAATATAACACCAGAAGAAATTGATAGTGAACAATGGGAGTATGATGCCGCCTATACTTCATATCTTCAAAATTTCGGTGATTGGGAGACAAGAGGTACTCCACAGCCCGGAATGAAAGAATACTCAACTGATTGTCGAGACATTGTTAAGGTTTTCTCATACCAGGAGGGTAAGAATCAAGTGAAGGACTGGATTATGTTTGGAGAATTAAATGATGGTAGTGTATTCAGCTTTTCAGGAGGTTGCAGCTATACAGGCTTTGAATATGAAGGAGGAGGTATGATGATGGTCGCTCCGAACTGGGGAAATTTATTTGATCATTCAAGTGATTGCGAGTTGAGAGATTTTGTTAATAATATGAATAAAGATAATTTAACTGAGTTGACAAAAAAGTTACTTGCTGAAGAAGAAGTTTTAAGAAGCACATTGAAAAATATGTTTCAAAAAAGGGCAGCTTAAGCAAAATCAGCTCTGCCGGCAGCTGACACTCTCCAGCAATGGCTGAATGCCACAAACCTGAGCCAGTGCTTCCAGCTCATCAGGCATACCGGTAAAACCTATGGATTTTTGATTTTTTTCCGCCAACCGGATCCAGGAGAGGAAGACGGATAAGGCAGAACTGTCGGCATGGGAAATACCGCTCAGGTCAATTTCCCAACAGTTATCCCCGGCATTCAGTAGCAAACTGGCACCCTGCTCTTCAATCGCTGCTGAGGTTGCGAAATTAACCAGGCCATCGAGTTTAAACCGGCCAGCTGCCACAGCTTGCAATGTCATGACTTGTTGCTCACAGCATTTTTCTCTGCCGCCACACCCTTCATGATTTCCGGCCAGTGATCCACAACATACTGGATGTCGTTATACTTACTCATGGCTTCTGCAAACTGGTTACGGAACTGAATGCCAATGTTGATGCCATCAACAATGATATTTCTGAGCTTCCAGTGCCCATCCTGGTGAACCATGGAATAAGAGATAGCCACTGTGCCTGAAGACGTTTTGACCGTCATATTCACCGGAACCAGCCGTGCTTTGCCTGACCGGTAGTCATTTAATACGGTATCAGGCACCGCATCGACTTTTTCGATAATCAATCGGGTGTCATCGAGTTTCAGCAAGGCCTTGCCGTAGAAGCTGAGCAAACTGTCTTTAAATGTCTTCGAAAACTGTTCAATTTGTCCGGCTTTAGCACGGCGGGAGTATTTACCCATCACTCCCCGGGCAATGGAGTCAAAGGCAACGGCAGGGGACAACTGGCGATCAACCTCGGCAATAAAGGCTGCATTATTGTTTTTATAGTGGTTAATGTTTTTTTCAAAGGTGGTGAGAAGCTCCCGGGTAATCTTCTCGACTTCTCCCTGAGGTGATTCAATGGCCTGCTCTGCGGCTATGACGGCTGAGGGCCATCGGAAAAACAGTGCCATCAGGAAAAACACCAGGAAAGCCGCCACATTGTTATTGCCTTTCATCATCCATTCCATCCATTAGCCAGAGCTAGGAATTACTCGCTTTTATTTACCGTACCCAGAAGAAATTTCCCGATCAACTCCTCGAGAATAAGCGCTGACTGGGTGTCTTCAAAGCGCTCGCCATGGCGCAAAAATGACTCATCACCACCAATGCTGATGCTGATATATTGTTCTCCCAGTAATCCTGCCGTCACAATCGATGCTGTACTGTCGATGGGTATATTATCGATCCGCTGATCAATATCCATCACTACTTTGGCCATGTAAATCGTTTTATCCAGCTCGATTTTTTTGACCTTGCCAACCGTCACGCCTGCCATCGATATTTTTGATCGAGGCTTCAGTGCGCCTGCGTTATCAAAATAAGCATGGAGTTCATAAGTTTCACCGCTGCTCTGGAGGGAAAGCCCACTGACCTTAACCGCCATAGCGACCAGGGCCAGCATTCCCATCAGCATAAAGGCGCCAACACTGATTTCTACCGTTCGCATCCGCATTCTATGCGCTCTCCCTCTCTCCATAGCCATAGGTTCTGTTGACACAAGTTTACTGGCCCGGGTCAAACCGGAACCTACAGTTCACCAAACATTACTGCGGTCAGAATGAAATCCAATCCAAGGACAGCAAGGGAAGAATAAACGACTGTCCTTGTTGTTGCACGACTAATGCCTTCTGATGTCGGGACTGCGTCATACCCCTGAAAGACGGCGATCCAGGTCACCACGACACCAAACACCAGGCTTTTCACCATGCCATTGCCAACATCTTGCACAAAATCAACCGACTGCTGCATGCCACTCCAGAACGAACCTTCATAAATGCCCAGCCAGTCAACACCCACCATGACACCACCAAGAATCCCCACCAGGTTGAAGATGGCGGTCAGCAGGGGCATGGAGATGACACCCGCCCAGAAACGAGGCGCAATCACCCGTTTCAAAGGGTCGACACCAATCATTTCCATACTGGATAGCTGTTCGGTGGCTTTCATCAGCCCAATCTCGGCGGTCAGGGCAGAGCCTGCACGCCCGGCAAATAACAGAGCTGTCACCACCGGCCCCAGTTCACGAACCAGACTTAGCGCTACCAGCTGTCCAACAGAACCTTCTGAGCCGTAGCGCACCAGAATACTGTAGCCCTGCAACCCCAGGACCATACCAATAAAAAGGCCGGAAACCGTGACAATTATTAACGACAGAACACCTACATTATAGAGTTGCTGAATCAGCAGAGCGCCGCCCCCACTAAAGCCAGTTTTGGAAAAAATTGATTGAAACAGAAAAATCCCTGACCGTCCCAGGGACTGGATATGACCAAGTCCAAACTGGCCGAGTCGGGACAAACGACCCAGAACGTCAAGCTTCATGTTGCCTCTCCCGGAGCCAGTAAGTCGTTTTGATAATCATCTGCCGGATAGTGAAAGGGAACCGGACCATCTGGCAATCCCTGCATAAACTGGCGTACCCTGGCATCACTTGAGTTCAACATTTCATCCGGTGTTCCTGAGCCAATCACTTCTCCATCAGCCATCAGATACAGCAAATCAGCAATACTGGCCGTCTCATGAAGATCGTGGGACACAATGATACTGGTGATGCCCAGCGCTTGATTCAGCTTTCGAATCAGCTCCACCAGCACCCCCATGGCAATCGGATCCTGCCCGACAAAGGGTTCATCATACATTACCATTTCAGGGTCAAGTGCAATCGCTCTTGCCAGGGCGACGCGTCGGCTCATCCCTCCGGACAGTTCACCGGGCATCAGTGACCAGGCGCCGCGAAGCCCGACAGCGTGCAGCTTCATCAGCACGATATCACGTATCATTCTGTCACAGAGCTGACTATGAATGCGCAGGGGAAAGGCGACGTTCTCAAATACGGTCAAATCAGTAAACAGTGCCCCGCTCTGGAAAAGCATGCCCATTTTACGACGCTGAACAAATAACTGGTCCCTTGACAGATCAGCCAGATCCTGCCCATCAACCAGGATAGAACCCTGATCGGGGCGAAGCTGACGGCCAATCAGCCGAAGCAGTGTGGTCTTTCCGGTTCCTGAAGGCCCCATGATACCCACCACTTTTCCACGGGGTATATCCATATCGATATTCTTGAAGATAGCCCGGGCACCTCGATAAAAGGTCAAACCACGAATTTCAACAAAATTATTGGTGCGGCTTTCGTTGCTGTGTTCTTCGCTGTTTTTTTCAACAGCAGATACGGAATTCATCATTAAGCTCGCAGATCCCTGCAATAGACAGAATTTAGCAGTCTCCCAGATAAGACATTATGACCTGTTTCATGCGGTTATTGCACCCTATCGATAACAACTTGATCGATAGCAACGCTTAAATTCTTTCGGATAGTGCTTACCTGCATGTAGCCAATTCAGGCTGTAATGCAGTTGCATTGCCCGCCTGCTTTTCCATAAACTCCCTATCTTTATATACGAAACCTTGAGAACCCTCCCGGAATGATTTATGCCATAGCCGCCATTATTGTTGGCTTCATCCTCCTTACCTGGAGTGCAGACCGTTTTGTCGGCGGAGCTGCCGCTACCGCAAGAAACTGGGGGATATCCCCCATGCTTATCGGCTTGACGGTGGTATCCATAGGTACGTCTGCACCAGAAATTCTGGTGTCACTGATGTCGGCTATCCAGGGGCACACAGATATCGCTGTTGGCAATGCCATTGGTTCCAATATTGCCAATATTGGACTGGTTCTGGGTATAACTGCGCTGATTGCGCCACTACCGGTAAAAACGGCACTAGCCAAACGGGAAATACCCTGGCTGTTATTCGTCACCGTGATTGCCGGTGCCTGCCTTGCCAATAACTACCTCGGGCTGATAGAAAGCCTGGTGCTGCTCAGTGGACTTTTCATTACGCTCTATCTGATGGTGACCTGGCAAAAAGCGCACCCTGAAGAACCGCTGGCAGAGGTTGAAGAAATTGAAGCGCTGCCTTCCGGCAAAGCTTACCTTGAATTGTTTGGCGGGTTGATACTGCTGCTGATCAGTGCCCAGATCCTGGTGTGGGGTGCCACTAAAATTGCCACGCTGCTGGGGGTCAGTGAGCTGATCGTTGGTTTGACCGTTGTCGCCATTGGTACCAGCCTGCCTGAGCTTGCTGCATCGGTTGCCAGCGCCATACGGGGTCACCATGATATTGCCCTTGGCAACGTTGTCGGCTCAAACATCTTCAATTTGCTGGCGGTACTGTCCATGCCCGGCCTGGTTGCCCCCGGCCCGCTGAAGGAATCGGTTTTCTCCAGAGATTACACCGTCATGCTGGCATTTACTGTGCTTCTGGCGGCCATGGCCATGCTCGGTAAAAAACCCAAAACGCTTGGACGTTTTGCAGGTATTATCCTTTTGGCAGGGTATGCCTGTTATGGAACATGGTTATACGTGCAAACGGTTTAGGCATTGATCAAAACTGGCAGCGGGGCTGAATACTCCCCCCTTCCACTGCACTGAACTATTTTATACCGGAGTCTTAAAGGCTATGCTTGGCCATAAAATCCCTGTCAGCTCCATGAAAGGCGTTACCTCACAAACAGGCTTGACTGAAATGACCCTTGACCAGAATTTTATTGAAATTGGTCGTCGTACCATCCAGATCGAAAAGGATGCCATTGACGCGTTGCTGCCACGTGTTGGTGAAGACTTCAGCAATGCCTGCCGGTTAATGTTGGAGTGCCGTGGCCGGGTTGTCGTGGTGGGTATGGGGAAGTCAGGACATATTGCCCGTAAAATCAGTGCAACTCTGGCCAGTACCGGTACACCGGCATTTTATGTACATCCCGGTGAAGCCAGCCATGGTGACATGGGCATGATCACCGCAGACGATGTGGTGCTGGCTATATCCAACTCGGGTGAAACGGCCGAAGTGATTACCCTGCTCCCCCTGTTTAAGCGTATGGGAGCGGCTGTGATCAGTATGACCGGCAAACCTGCTTCCACGCTGGCCCAGGCCGCTGAAGTTAACCTGAACACCGGGGTTGATAAAGAAGCCTGCCCGCTTGATCTGGCACCAACCTCCAGTACCACCACTCAGCTGGTTATGGGTGACGCTCTGGCTATTGCGCTATTGGAAGCTCGGGGCTTCACTGCGGAAGACTTTGCGTTTTCACACCCTGGCGGTGCGTTGGGTCGCAGACTGCTGTTGAAAGTACAGGACATCATGCATGACGGCAATCGAATCCCTGCTGTAAAAAAAGGCACACGCCTGGGCGAAGCGCTGCTGGAAATGACCCGGAAAGGTCTCGGCATGACATCCATTATTGATGAGAACAATGTCGTTGTGGGTATCTTTACCGACGGCGATCTTCGTCGCGCCCTGGATCACGGGGTTGACCCGCACAACACTACCATTGACGATGTCATGACCATCAAGTGCACCACCATTACACCGGACATTCTTGCTGCTGAAGCGCTGAGAATCATGGATGACCGCAAAATCAATGCACTCATCTGTGTTGACCATGACCGGCGTGCTGTCGGTGCCATCAATATGCATGACTTGCTGAAAGCGGGTGTGGTTTAAACACTTTGTATTAGCCCAAGGCTGTTTACTGGCTCAAGGCTGTTCACTGGCTCAAGGCTGTTTACCCGCTCAAGGCTGTTTACCCGCTCAAGGCTGATAGTTACGGAACCCGGATGACCTACCGCAACCATCTGATTATCTCTGCAATCCTTACGCTAATGCTGGTTGTCGGCTATTGGGCCTATGATGGCTCAATAGTGACGGTCAGTGCCAGCCGATCGGAAATCATCCGCCAGGATGCTGACTACTTTCTGGTCGATGCCCGGATTAAGGAATATGACGTTTACGGAAAGCTGCAATATCAGCTAGAGTCTGAGAGCATTTCCCATTACCCCCATAATGACAACACTCTCCTCCAGTACCCCATATTGACTAACTTCAGTGATAATGGGCAACTCACGGTCTCCAGGTCAGAGAACGGAAAGTTGCTGTCCGGTGGCAAAGATATTGAACTGTGGGATAATGTCGTGGTCGTCCAAAGCAGCCCGTCAGTTCAGCAACAGGCCTATGAGCAAAAGCTCACAATGGAAACGGACTTCCTCACCATATCACCGGATGAGGAAATTGCCGATACCAACCGGCCGGTTCTTATTACCAGTGATACCGGTGAAACACGAGCCCTTGGGATGACCGCTTGGTACCAGCAGGGAAAGATTCAATTGAAGTCCAGAGTACGGGGAGTCTATGAACCTGAGTAAGCCACTTGTTGTCAGAATCAACGATAGATACCTGTCAGGGAAGCGACAGTCTATGAAGCGTCAGTTGGCCCGGTTAACCGCTCTCCTGACCAGAAAGTGGCTCACTGGACTGCTGTTGGTTCCCATGGTGGCCATGGCGTTGCCTGACGATCGGCAACAGCCGATCAACATCAATTCCGACTCTGCTGACATAGATAACCGCAAAGGGGTCTCTGTTTATCGTGGGGATGTCGTGATGACCCAGGGGACTACCCGCATCACCGGTGACACTATCACCATCTACACCAGCGATCGTGAGGTGACCAAAGTCATTGCCCGGGGCGACAAGACCAGAGCTTATTATGAAGAGCTGCAACCTGCTGGGCAGGGAACCGTTCAGGCCTGGGGCAACACAATTCGTTATGATGTCAACAGTGACCAGATTGAACTGATCAACAATGCTCAGCTCTCCCAAAAGGGGGACACCTTTAAGGGTGAAAAGATTCACTACAACGTTACATTGCAGACCGTCAATGCCAAGGGCACGCCCAGCCAGGGAGAAAGTGGCCGGGTACAGATGGTTATTCAGCCCCGTCAGGAAAAAGCGGCCAGCAACAAACCCTGACAGTCCCTTTGTTTTTTATTCAGGTTAACAGACAACCGGATGGCAATCCTCAAGGCAGAACATCTTAGCAAAAGCTACAAAGGCAGAGAGGTGGTTAAAGATGTCTCTCTGCAGGTTAACAGTGGCCAGATCGTTGGTCTTCTCGGTCCCAATGGCGCAGGAAAGACCACCTGTTTTTACATGATTGTCGGGCTGGTTAAAGCGGATGGCGGTCAAGTCAGCATTGACCAGCAGGACCTGACTTTTCGGGCAATGCACCACCGGGCCCGTGCCGGTATCGGTTACCTCCCCCAGGAAGCCTCTATATTCCGCCGCCTCACCGTGCGAGACAATATTCTGGCCATTCTGGAAACCAGGAAAGACCTTAATAAAAAGCAGCGAATTGAGAAAATGGAGTCGCTGCTCAATGAATTCAATATAGGCCATATTCGGGACAGTGCCGGCATGGCTCTGTCCGGCGGGGAAAGACGGCGGGCAGAAATTGCCAGGGCACTGGCCACCGATCCGACCTTTATCCTTCTGGACGAACCCTTTGCCGGCGTTGACCCGATATCCGTTGGTGATATCAAGTCCATTATCCGGCATCTGCAGAATCGCGGCATCGGTGTGTTGATCACCGACCATAATGTCCGTGAAACGCTGGATATCTGTGAGAAGGCTTACATTGTCAGTGAAGGGCATATCATTGCTGAAGGCGACAGCCATACGGTACTGTCAAATCAGAAGGTCCGTGACGTTTATCTTGGGCATCAGTTCAGCCTGTGACCTATGAGACCATCAACACTATGCTCCGGGAAAATGGTCTTTAAACACCCGCAACATTGCCGGATCAGTAACAGGAAATGTGACGGACACAAACCTCTCTTTAAAGTCATCCTCAGCCAAAAGATCAGCAAACAGCCTGGCAATATCAGCTGCGTCATGGGCGAAAATACCACAGCCCCAGGCCCCCAGGATCAAATGTTTCACGCCATTGTTGGCAGCGACAGACAGGATCTTTCTGGCACGAACATACATTGTCTGCTGGATGGTCTCTTGGGGTATGCCATTGCAGAACGGTCTGTCCACTGCCGCAGCAGTGATGAAAGAGACCAGGTAAGGTGTTTCCGGATTGCCGTTATCGTCTTTAAAAACAGGCACGTCAGGCGAATACAGGATCGTGTCCGAGTAAAGCCCCCGATGGGTTGCGTGATGTTGCCGGTTATAAACGTACATCTGCTTTCCGGTATCACTGTTCAGCGAAGCAAAAAGTGCAGAGGCCCTTGCCAGGCTGTCTTCCTGGGTGTTGGTGCCATCCCGGAACATCCCGCCGGGATCAACTGCAGAGGCAAAATTCAGGCAGGCCACGTGTTCCTTGCCATTCACTCTGGCAATCCGGTGACAGGCTTCCAGAGAGGTCTCCTGCATAATCTGAATATCAGTAAGTGGGTAGAAGTAATCTGAAGGGGGCTGAAGAGAAATGGTGTCGTTTGCAGCATAAAACAGGGTATTGGCAATACACCGTTCAATCGTTGCTTTCAGGTCTATTGTTGTGCCATTGAAGCTGAATGCTTTGTTGTTCAGAATCTCCACAGTGTCCAGTGCGATGGCTCTGAACTTTGCCTGCCCCGGACTCATACCGAGTCGTTTAGCCGATGATGCCACTGTTCTGGTACTAATGGATTTTCCTGAACGATCTGAAAGCTCATGGCTGACTGCCGACAAACCGGCAGCCCTGACTTTCTGCTTCTTCTTGCTGTAGGTTTGAGGCACTTTTACCGCAGGTTGTCTGGCCACCGGATCCATTATCTATGCCCTCAATCGTTTTGCTATTGGTGCAGGTACTGGCATGTCAGTATGGCCTATGTTTTCGGCCAGGTAGATTTGATGAATAAAAATAATCGATATCAACAGCTGTTGACCGATTTCAAATCGGTAAGCAGATATAAGTGCAGGCTAATCTAATACGCTCGCAATCGTGACTGTTTATTTTTTAATTGAGGTCTATGGCATTACAGGTGGGCTGACTATGCCATTTTGATGCAAGGGTTATACAGTCAACAGCCCGATCACAAAGTACACTTTTAATGGGCACGGAACCAGTTAGATCTTATTAGTCCTCAGTTCTCTTCAAAATATTCAAATGATTGATGGAGTGAAATGAGGTTTCCCTGCCTGTCTTATAACGCGCTCACAATAATAGGGTCACTATCATGGAACCTGGAAGATTTTCTTCGTCGTACCGATATACTGAATCAACCAAAATCACTGTTCAGCCCCGTTCCAGTAGTAAACCTGCAGCTGCAAGGTGTGCTCCAAGACCAAAATCGTCATTTGGCTCATTTTCTGTGTGGGGTGGTGATAATGGAAAGGAGTCACTGTCCCGGCCGGAAAAGGTTACAGAGAGGCAGATTGATGGAGGAAAGGTATATACAGTTGCCGGTTTATCTAAACTCGGCGATAGAAGTATTGATATCTATGTTACGCAAAGTGGCAAGGTGCATCACTCATCACCCGGAAACAGATTGGTGCATTATGGAACCGGCGATGAAATCAAAGAGCTCAAGCCCGGGGAGGATAGAATCGAGAGGAGTGAAGTTGATAAAGAGTTTTATTACCTCAGTAAGGGACAAAGCAAGCTGTTGCAGAGAGGCAAGGTTTATGGGGCTGCAGGTAGTATTCCGGACTGTTATGTTTCTCCACAAGGTAAATTAATTAAAGCAGGCACTGGTGCCAGGTTATTTCAAA is a window encoding:
- a CDS encoding transposase gives rise to the protein MAFLEHQQLQPEDLLRFITQQQEQIIQLKEQIELLEAEIRRLKKLPAKPDIKPNTKPPDDDTGSPDGDPSAPEGNDGASPDTSSKQKVKKPNEKTRKQRKQPRKPSAEKSIPIAATDVPEGSIRNGTTPFHVQELTIQTSSIEYLLEQWVTPDGQTITAKPPASLHGHHYGPMLQAYVLHQYHGCSVTQPELLDWLWDIGISISSGELSQLLTKGHEQFHAEKDELLTTGIRCSSYIQTDDTGTRHKGKNGYCTIINNESFAWFESTDSKSRENFVSLLHRPWSTYTFTDDALIYLEKLDYPKKWLRVLNPYRGVTFLSHEAWEECMKDLRLTGRRRQQASEAMIYGSLIQHGAGHLTTFSDGARQFDVFKHSQCWIHAERGLAKVHPVNDQQAMAQKWLRTWFWAIYDDLKDFKTEPTEKKAIKVRQGFQALIQTQTCSGLLQDALSGLAVIKEELLLVLDDPSLPLHNNLSESQIREYVKRRKISSGTRSDLGRQCRDTFASLKKTCRLYGLSFWDYLKSRLMGDGLFPRLSNLIEEASRHLPCGAASSF
- a CDS encoding lipid asymmetry maintenance protein MlaB, producing MTLQAVAAGRFKLDGLVNFATSAAIEEQGASLLLNAGDNCWEIDLSGISHADSSALSVFLSWIRLAEKNQKSIGFTGMPDELEALAQVCGIQPLLESVSCRQS
- a CDS encoding phospholipid-binding protein MlaC, producing the protein MMKGNNNVAAFLVFFLMALFFRWPSAVIAAEQAIESPQGEVEKITRELLTTFEKNINHYKNNNAAFIAEVDRQLSPAVAFDSIARGVMGKYSRRAKAGQIEQFSKTFKDSLLSFYGKALLKLDDTRLIIEKVDAVPDTVLNDYRSGKARLVPVNMTVKTSSGTVAISYSMVHQDGHWKLRNIIVDGINIGIQFRNQFAEAMSKYNDIQYVVDHWPEIMKGVAAEKNAVSNKS
- the mlaD gene encoding outer membrane lipid asymmetry maintenance protein MlaD, whose amino-acid sequence is MRMRTVEISVGAFMLMGMLALVAMAVKVSGLSLQSSGETYELHAYFDNAGALKPRSKISMAGVTVGKVKKIELDKTIYMAKVVMDIDQRIDNIPIDSTASIVTAGLLGEQYISISIGGDESFLRHGERFEDTQSALILEELIGKFLLGTVNKSE
- the mlaE gene encoding lipid asymmetry maintenance ABC transporter permease subunit MlaE, translating into MKLDVLGRLSRLGQFGLGHIQSLGRSGIFLFQSIFSKTGFSGGGALLIQQLYNVGVLSLIIVTVSGLFIGMVLGLQGYSILVRYGSEGSVGQLVALSLVRELGPVVTALLFAGRAGSALTAEIGLMKATEQLSSMEMIGVDPLKRVIAPRFWAGVISMPLLTAIFNLVGILGGVMVGVDWLGIYEGSFWSGMQQSVDFVQDVGNGMVKSLVFGVVVTWIAVFQGYDAVPTSEGISRATTRTVVYSSLAVLGLDFILTAVMFGEL
- a CDS encoding ATP-binding cassette domain-containing protein — its product is MMNSVSAVEKNSEEHSNESRTNNFVEIRGLTFYRGARAIFKNIDMDIPRGKVVGIMGPSGTGKTTLLRLIGRQLRPDQGSILVDGQDLADLSRDQLFVQRRKMGMLFQSGALFTDLTVFENVAFPLRIHSQLCDRMIRDIVLMKLHAVGLRGAWSLMPGELSGGMSRRVALARAIALDPEMVMYDEPFVGQDPIAMGVLVELIRKLNQALGITSIIVSHDLHETASIADLLYLMADGEVIGSGTPDEMLNSSDARVRQFMQGLPDGPVPFHYPADDYQNDLLAPGEAT
- a CDS encoding calcium/sodium antiporter, coding for MIYAIAAIIVGFILLTWSADRFVGGAAATARNWGISPMLIGLTVVSIGTSAPEILVSLMSAIQGHTDIAVGNAIGSNIANIGLVLGITALIAPLPVKTALAKREIPWLLFVTVIAGACLANNYLGLIESLVLLSGLFITLYLMVTWQKAHPEEPLAEVEEIEALPSGKAYLELFGGLILLLISAQILVWGATKIATLLGVSELIVGLTVVAIGTSLPELAASVASAIRGHHDIALGNVVGSNIFNLLAVLSMPGLVAPGPLKESVFSRDYTVMLAFTVLLAAMAMLGKKPKTLGRFAGIILLAGYACYGTWLYVQTV
- a CDS encoding KpsF/GutQ family sugar-phosphate isomerase, with translation MTLDQNFIEIGRRTIQIEKDAIDALLPRVGEDFSNACRLMLECRGRVVVVGMGKSGHIARKISATLASTGTPAFYVHPGEASHGDMGMITADDVVLAISNSGETAEVITLLPLFKRMGAAVISMTGKPASTLAQAAEVNLNTGVDKEACPLDLAPTSSTTTQLVMGDALAIALLEARGFTAEDFAFSHPGGALGRRLLLKVQDIMHDGNRIPAVKKGTRLGEALLEMTRKGLGMTSIIDENNVVVGIFTDGDLRRALDHGVDPHNTTIDDVMTIKCTTITPDILAAEALRIMDDRKINALICVDHDRRAVGAINMHDLLKAGVV
- the lptC gene encoding LPS export ABC transporter periplasmic protein LptC — protein: MTYRNHLIISAILTLMLVVGYWAYDGSIVTVSASRSEIIRQDADYFLVDARIKEYDVYGKLQYQLESESISHYPHNDNTLLQYPILTNFSDNGQLTVSRSENGKLLSGGKDIELWDNVVVVQSSPSVQQQAYEQKLTMETDFLTISPDEEIADTNRPVLITSDTGETRALGMTAWYQQGKIQLKSRVRGVYEPE
- the lptA gene encoding lipopolysaccharide transport periplasmic protein LptA; protein product: MKRQLARLTALLTRKWLTGLLLVPMVAMALPDDRQQPININSDSADIDNRKGVSVYRGDVVMTQGTTRITGDTITIYTSDREVTKVIARGDKTRAYYEELQPAGQGTVQAWGNTIRYDVNSDQIELINNAQLSQKGDTFKGEKIHYNVTLQTVNAKGTPSQGESGRVQMVIQPRQEKAASNKP
- the lptB gene encoding LPS export ABC transporter ATP-binding protein; amino-acid sequence: MAILKAEHLSKSYKGREVVKDVSLQVNSGQIVGLLGPNGAGKTTCFYMIVGLVKADGGQVSIDQQDLTFRAMHHRARAGIGYLPQEASIFRRLTVRDNILAILETRKDLNKKQRIEKMESLLNEFNIGHIRDSAGMALSGGERRRAEIARALATDPTFILLDEPFAGVDPISVGDIKSIIRHLQNRGIGVLITDHNVRETLDICEKAYIVSEGHIIAEGDSHTVLSNQKVRDVYLGHQFSL
- a CDS encoding TIGR02452 family protein, encoding MDPVARQPAVKVPQTYSKKKQKVRAAGLSAVSHELSDRSGKSISTRTVASSAKRLGMSPGQAKFRAIALDTVEILNNKAFSFNGTTIDLKATIERCIANTLFYAANDTISLQPPSDYFYPLTDIQIMQETSLEACHRIARVNGKEHVACLNFASAVDPGGMFRDGTNTQEDSLARASALFASLNSDTGKQMYVYNRQHHATHRGLYSDTILYSPDVPVFKDDNGNPETPYLVSFITAAAVDRPFCNGIPQETIQQTMYVRARKILSVAANNGVKHLILGAWGCGIFAHDAADIARLFADLLAEDDFKERFVSVTFPVTDPAMLRVFKDHFPGA